A region of the Pseudomonas sp. A34-9 genome:
ACGTTGCGCTGGACAGCCACGGCCACAAGAAGCTTTCACGTACCGCTTCAAACTGCGCCAGACCGTAGTAGATCAGGAACAGTTGCACCAGCATCGGCGTACCGCGAATCACGTAGGTGTACAGCCACGCGGCGCCGTTGACGACCGGGTTCTTGGAGACGCGCATCAGCCCCAGCGGCAAGGCCGCGAGCAAACCGAAAAACAGCGACAGCGCGAGCAATTTGAGGGTGGTCACCAGGCCGCCAAGGTACAGCGGCAGGGCCTCCCAAATGACGTTGTAGTCGAAGATCATAGATCAGCCGCCCTTACGCCTACCGAGTAGCGCTTCTCAAGGTGACGCAGCGCCAGCAACGAGACACTGGTGATCACCAGGTACATCGCCGCCACTGCGAGGAAGAAGGTGAAAGGCTCGCGAGTGGCATCTGCCGCCTGCTTGGCCTTGAACATCATGTCTTGCAGACCGACCACGGAAATCAGCGCGGTGGCCTTGGTCAGTACCAGCCAGTTGTTGGTGAAGCCCGGAATCGCCAGACGAATCATCTGCGGCACCATCACCCGGAAAAACACCTGAAAACTGCTCATGCCGTACGCCATGCCCGCCTCGGCCTGACCTTTCGGGATGGCCATGAAGGCGCCACGGAAGGTTTCCGACAGGTAAGCACCGAAGATGAAACCGAGGGTGCCGATACCGGCGGCCAGCGGATTCAAATCGATGTAGTCGTCGTAGCCAAGCATCGGCGCCACACGGTTGAGCAAATCCTGGCCGCCGTAGAAGATCAGCAGGATCAGCACCAGATCGGGAATCCCGCGGATCACCGTGGAATACAGATCGCCCAGCCAGGCCAGCCAGCGCACCGGCGACAGGCGCAACGCGACACCGATCAGCCCGAGAACGATGGCCAGAGCCATGGACGACAAGGCGAGCTGAAGCGTCAGCCATGCGCCATCGAGGATGACAGCCCCGTAGCCTTTCAACATGATTCAGGTCCTCGAAAGTTGGGATGAAAAAATGGCGCAAACCGCAGAGATCCTGTTGCTTGCGCCATTTCGGACTTGTCGCAGAGACGTGTTACTTGCCGTAGATATCGAAGGCGAAGTACTTGTCCTGGATTGCCTTGTATTTGCCGTTTTCGCGGATGGCCGCGATGGCCGCGTTGATCTTGTCTTTCAGCGCGTCGCCTTTACGTACTGCGATGCCTACGCCGTCGCCGAAGTATTTGACGTCGGTGAACGCCGGGCCGGCGAACGCGAAGCCTTTGCCGGCGTCGGTGTTCAGGAAGCCGTCTTGCAGCAGGGTGGCGTCAGCCACGGTACCGTCGAGGCGACCGGCGGCCACGTCGAGGTAGATTTCGTTCTGCGAACCGTACGGCTTGATCTCGGCACCCAGTGGCGCGAGAACTTCGCGAGCGAAACGCTCGTGGATCGAACCACGTTGCACGCCGATGTTTTTACCCTTCAGCTCGCTCAGGTTTTCGCTGACCTGAGTACCGGCCTTCATGACCAGACGTGCCGGGGTGTTGTAGTACTTGTTGGTGAAGTCGACCGACTTCTTGCGGTCTTCGGTGATCGACATCGACGACAGGATCGCGTCGATCTTGCGCACTTTCAGTGCCGGGATCAGACCGTCGAACTCTTGCTCGACCCACACACACTTGACCTGCATCTGCTCGCACAGAGCGTTGCCGATGTCGTAGTCAAAACCGACGATGCTGCCATCCGGCGCTTTCGAGGCGAACGGAGGGTACGCCGCTTCGATACCGATCTTCAGAGGTTTTTCATCAGCGAAGGAATTCAGCGACAGCACGGAGGACAGTGCCAGGGCGCCAAGCAGCACAAGTTTCTTCATCTTGGGACTCCATCGGTAAAGGGCAAAAACGGCAGAGTGAGCGACAGCCCAATATGCGAATGGGTGAATCGGGAAATCGGTTGCTGCATCGGTGGGAAATTTCCCATTGAAACCGTCAGAGATTTCAACGTCAGCCACGATGAGCGAGTGATCGGCATTCTAACGACAGGCCCGAAGCCGATATTTCTTCAATGCGACAACTAATTACAGATGCACAGAGAAAGCGACTTTGGCACATTGACAGCCCTGCAAATTCATGCAAGAGCGCACGATTGTGAACCGATCTATGCTGCAAATTGCGGGCCTATTATTCGCAAACCCTTCTAATCCGGCAAGCGCAGCGTTGTGTCTTATTTTTCACCGCAGGTTTTAAGGCTCTAAAACGGGGCGATGCGTTTCCCTTTGCCCCGCTCCGGGGCGGGAGGTTACACATTCGGTTACGTGGAGGGCCGCGGGTAACAGGGGGAAATGTCTTACGGCACAGATCGATAATTATTGACCGCCGATCGTTCCCACGCTCCGCGTGGGAATGCAGCAAAGGACGCTCCGCGTCCCAGGAGCCGACGCAGAGCGTCGAGGGAGGCATTCCCACGCAGAGCGTGGGAACGATCATCTGAAGAAACCCGGTCAAACTGTGGGAGCGAGCCTGCTCGCGAAGAGGCCCGCCCTGCCACCACAAAACCTGCAGACACAAAAAAGCCCCACCCGGCATACACCGGACAGGGCTTTCTTTTCAGACCCGCTACTTAAGCCACATTCATGGTCTTGTGCGTATCAATCAAATGCTGCACCACACCCGGATCCGCCAGGGTCGAGATATCCCCCAAGCCATCGTATTCCGCCGTGGCAATCTTGCGCAGAATGCGGCGCATGATCTTGCCCGAGCGCGTCTTCGGCAGCCCCGGCGCCCACTGGATTACGTCCGGCGAAGCAATCGGCCCGATCTCCTTGCGCACCCAGTTCTTCAGTTCCAGACGCAACTGCTCGGTCGGCTCTTCGCCATTCTTCAACGTGACATAAACATAAATGCCCTGCCCTTTGATGTCGTGCGGCACCCCAACCACCGCCGCCTCGGCAACTTTCGGGTGCGCAACCATCGCGCTCTCGATCTCCGCCGTGCCCATACGGTGCCCGGACACGTTGAGCACGTCATCGACACGCCCGGTGATCCAGTAGTAACCATCGGCATCACGACGCGCGCCGTCACCAGTGAAGTACATGCCACGGAAAGTCTTGAAGTAGGTATCAACGAAACGGTCATGGTCGCCATACAACGTACGCGCCTGACCTGGCCACGAATCGAGAATCACCAGATTGCCTTCAGCCTCGCCCTCGATGATGTTACCGAGGTTGTCGACCAGCGCCGGCACCACACCGAAGAACGGCCGCGCCGCCGAACCCGGCTTCAGCGCGTGCGCACCCGGCAGCGGGCTCATCATGTTGCCGCCAGTCTCGGTCTGCCACCAGGTATCGACGATCGGGCAACGCGACTTGCCGACATTCTTGTAGTACCAATCCCAGGCTTCCGGGTTGATCGGCTCACCGACCGACCCGAGCAAACGCAGGCTGCTGCCATCCGCACCTTCAACCGCCGCCTGACCCGAGGCCATCATCGCGCGGATCGCAGTCGGTGCGGTGTAGAGGATGTTGACCTTGTGCTTGTCGACGATCTTCGCCACCCGGGTGATGTCCGGATAGTTCGGCACGCCTTCGAACAGCAGCGTGGTCGCGCCATTGGCCAACGGGCCGTAGACGATATAGCTGTGGCCGGTGACCCAGCCGACGTCGGCAGTGCACCAGTAGATTTCGCCGGGGCGGTAGTCGAACACGCGCTCGTGGGTCATCGCCGCATACAGCAGATAACCGCCGGTGGTGTGCTGCACGCCCTTCGGTTTGCCGGTCGAGCCGGAGGTATAAAGGATGAACAGCGCTTCTTCCGCGCCCATCTCTTTCGGCGCGCACACGGTGCCCGCCACTTTCATCAGGTCTTCGTACCAGATGTCGCGATGCTGGTTCCACTTGATGTCGCCACCGGTGCGCTTGCACACAATGACTTTCTGGATGCTGCTGGTTTCCGGGTTGGTCAGTGCGTCGTCGACGTTGGCCTTGAGGGAAATCTTCTTGCCGGCACGGATGCCTTCGTCAGCGGTAATCACCACTTTCGAACGGCAGTCGATGATGCGACCGGCCAAGGCTTCCGGCGAGAAACCGCCGAACACTACCGAGTGAATCGCGCCGATCCGGGTACAGGCCAGCATGGCGACCACGGCTTCGGGAATCATCGGCATATAAATGGTCACCACGTCGCCGCGGTGCACGTCCTGACCACGCAGGGCGTTGGCCAGTTTGCACACTTGTTCGTGCAGTTCGCGGTAGGTGATGTTGCGGCTTTCGGAAGGATCGTCGCCTTCCCAGATGATCGCGACTTGATCGCCGCGCTCGGCCAGATGACGGTCGAGGCAGTTGTAGGAAACGTTCAGGGTGCCGTCGGCAAACCACTTGATGTCGACATGGTGATCGTCGAACGACGTCTGCTTCACCGTGGTGAAAGGCTTGATCCAGTCGAGACGCTTGGCTTGCTCGCGCCAGAAGCCGTCAGGATTGACGACCGACTGCTGGTACATGGCTTTGTAGGTCGCCTCGTCAGTCAGCGTGTTAGCCAGAACCTCGGGACGAACGGGATACAGAGAAGCCGCACTCATCTTTCCTACCTCGGTGTAATAGTTGTTTTTGTATGACCCTGTTGTAACGGGGCGGGGGCCATAGAACCATTCGACGATGGTAGTAACAAGCCCTCGCCCACCAGCCGCGCCCCGTGTAGGAGCTGCCGAAGGCTGCGATCTTTTGATCTTGCCTCTAGAAATCAAAGTCAAAAGATCGCAGCCTTCGGCAGCTCCTACAGGGGTTATTTCGGGGATTGTTACCAAATCTGCCAAAGGTGTTTATCAAAACCCGCTCTGTTTACCCCCGCCCCTTCTCCCTAAAATTCACCTCGCCGACAAGGCAAACGCGATTAACAACGTTACAGCCCCCACGAAGGCCGTTAATCCAGCTCTCAAGTAATAACTGCAAACGATGAAGTTCCACACGCAACCCTAAAAAGGTTGCGTGACCCCACTCGACCTCAAAAAGGTAAATTTGAAATGAAAGCTTTATTGGTTCTGGCCCTCAGCAGTCTGTGCGCAACCGCCATGGCAGACGAGGTCCCGACTGATGTCGCACAGCAACAACCAGTGATCGAGGAATACACTTACTCCACCCATCTGGACATCGCCAACGTTGTATCGATGAGTGAAATTCCGAACGTCTGCGAAGTAGTACCGGCAAAAATGGAGTACGACGACTCCAAGGGTCAGCGCCACATCCTGCGCTACAGCGTGATGGGTAACGGCTGCACCAATTGATGATTCGAGACTGCACCGAATCGGATCTCTCAGCGCTTCATTGAGGGTCGATTCCAGCCCGGCTTCGGTCGGGCTCAGTTGTGTCTGGAGTCGTCAAAAGTGCTTGCAAAACACTAGATGTAGTAAAAAACGTGAATTTTTGTTCGTTTTTTGAGCGATTCCACATTTGCGAGATTTTTGCGAAAAAAAATCTATCCCCGGCAAAGCCCTGTAAACCCACGCTCTCATCGAAAAACCAGCCTCCTCGACCGCTTCATGCGGGGATTCGCCTCAGCACAGCCGTGTTTTTTTCCCTATAATGCCGCCCTAATCGGGTCAGCAATATTCCCTTACAGGGATCAAAAGCCATTCTGAAGCCCCGCAGTCGCGCTCAACGTGATCTGCGCCCGTCAGAGGCTCTCGGAAACCCGTACAAAATTCTGTTTGATGCCTGCGTTTAGCTGCTGCAAAGAACGATTCCTTTAGATCCAACGCGGTCTGTACGACCGTGTGAAAAACCAACCAATCAGGTTTCACACGGGCGACAGGCCCTCACGCAGGAGACGACACGTCATGCTGAGCTGGGACGAATTCGACAAAGAAGACAGTGAAGTAGCAACCGTGAAAGGCGCCAACGCCGGCCACGCTACTGAAGCCAACATGGACCGCCTCGACAACGCCGGCGGCGCCGCGGCACTCGAAGCCCGCGCCGTCACCGCCGCCGACTCGGCCGCCGTGGCCCGCGCCAAGGCTGCACTGAACTCCCTCGACGTCGCCGAAGGCCTCGCCGAACTCGAAGGCGCCTCCGCCCGTGTCGCCGTTGACGAAAAGCGCATGATCAACTGCCGCGCCGACCTTAACCAACTCGTGCCATTCAAGTACGACTGGGCCTGGCAGAAATACCTGGACGGTTGCGCAAACCACTGGATGCCGCAAGAAGTCAACATGACCGCCGACATCGCCCTCTGGAAAGATCCGGAAGGCCTGACCGACGACGAGCGCCGCATCGTCATGCGCAACCTCGGCTTCTTCTCCACCGCCGACTCCCTGGTTGCCAACAACCTGGTACTGGCCGTGTACCGCCTGATCACCAACCCTGAATGCCGCCAGTACATCCTGCGCCAAGCCTTCGAAGAGGCGATCCACACCCACGCCTACCAGTACTGCATCGAATCGCTGGCCATGGATGAAGGCGAAATCTTCAACATGTACCACGAGATCCCATCGGTCGCGAAAAAGGCAGCCTGGGGCCTGAAATACACCCGTTCGATCTCCGATCCGAAGTTCGAAACCGGCACCCCGGACACCGACAAAGAACTGCTGCGCAACCTGATCGCCTACTACTGCGTTCTGGAAGGCATCTTCTTCTACTGCGGCTTCACCCAAATCCTCTCCATGGGCCGCCGCAACAAAATGACCGGCGTCGCCGAGCAGTTCCAATACATCCTGCGCGACGAATCCATGCACCTGAACTTCGGCATCGACGTGATCAACCAGATCAAAATCGAAAACCCACACCTGTGGGATGCCGAAATGAAGGAAGAAGCGACCCAGATGATCCTGCAGGGTACGCAGCTGGAGATCGAATACGCACGTGACACCATGCCTCGCGGCGTACTGGGCATGAACGCAGCGATGATGGAGGACTACCTGAAGTTCATCGCTAACCGTCGTTTGTCGCAGATCGGTCTTAAAGAGGAATATCCAGGGACGACTAACCCGTTCCCTTGGATGAGCGAGATTATGGACTTGAAGAAAGAGAAGAATTTCTTTGAGACGCGGGTTATTGAGTATCAGACTGGTGGGGCGTTGAGCTGGGATTGATCCTTCCCCATCATGACTAAAGGGGTGCTACCACTAGGTAGCACCCCTTTTTTATGCTTAAGAAACACCTCAAACTAGACATAAAATCAATGTGCCAGTATCTTCTATAAAACCATTGCCAATACTAATTATATAATTTAAAAACTTTAACTGTGGCCACTGGGGATCTGAAAAGTGAAGTACAGCGAAAGCGAAAAAGATAGAAAACTACGTAAGTGGTTTATTAACGACTTCACTCACACACATCTCCGGCGCATACACGTATACCAAGGCAACATCAGAGGCGTTTCAAAACTAGAACTACCGATAAGCTTTCCACTTATTTGCATCGCGGGAAAAAATGGGTGTGGAAAATCTACTATTCTAGCACTTGCATGCTGCGCCTATCACAATAAAAAAGATGGATTCAAGGCATCTAACAGACAGCGCCCCTACTATACCTTTGCCGACTTCTTTATCCAGCACAGTGAAGAAGTATCACCTGAAGGAATAACTATAGTTTTTGATTTTGCGCACGATAATTGGAGAATAACTAGCACAAACAAAGAAGCCAAACGAATCGGCACGCAAGTTCGACGTAAAAACAAAGGTGGCAAATGGAGCGACTATGCTTCACGCGTCGATCGAAATTGTGTTTTCATCGGAATAGAGCGAATAGTCCCACACAGTGAAAAGAGCCAATCGAGAAGTTATAAAAGACGCTTTCTCAGCACTGGCCCAAAAGGGTGGGAAAACTCGGTAAAAGAAATAGTTGGTCGCATTCTAAATAAGGACTATGAAGAGTTCCGGCTCACGTCTCATTCAAAATATAGATTACCACTCGCAAAGTCGTCTGGAATTTCATTTTCAGGCTTCAATATGGGGGCGGGAGAAAATGCTTTATTTGAAATTTTCTCAACCATATTCAGCTGCCCTGATGGCGCATTATTCGTAATTGACGAAATCGAGTTGGGGCTACACATCGAAGCGCAAAAACGCTTTATTAATGAATTGAAAAGCGTATGTTTGGAAAGAAAAATCCAAGTAATTTGCACTACCCACTCGAAAGAAATATTTGAGTGCCTTCCTTATGATGCAAGATTTTTCATTGAAAAAAATGGCGTTCAAACAACAGCAAAAATGGGTGTATCCGCCGAGTACGCCTTCTCAAAATTGAGTGCCGAAAAAACAAGCGAAGTAGATGTTTTTGTCGAAGATGTTATCGCTCAGGCGCTTATTTCTAATGTGACCCCCAGCAGCATCCGCTCGAGAATCAACATAGAACCTATCGGCTCAGCTACTGCTCTTTGCATTCAACTGGCCGCGCTGCATCGCCGAGCTAACACTGAAAAAACACTCGTAGTTTTTGACGGTGACCAAAGAGCCAAAGAAACAAACAACAAAAATCTTGCCCTGAGAACATCCGAAAAAGCTGACAAAAATTTTGATACGTGGTTCAAAACCAAAACAGAATATTTGCCAGGAAATACCTGGCCAGAATTGTGGATAATGCAAAAATGCAAAGAAACTCCTGATACGCTAGCAACAATTTCAGGCACTGACAAAATTGAGCTGACACAAATAATAGATTCGGGAATACGAGCAGGGAAACACAAAGAATTCCATGAGGTCGCAAAGTTACTTGGAGTAACCAAAGATCATGCAATTTTCATGTTTTGCAGTAGCATATCAATCACACACAAACATCTATTTTCAGACATTATTGAAAAAATATCTTCAATACTAAATGAGACACACCAAGCTATTGCATGAGCAATTTTTAAAGCGCCGTAAAAAGTAACCGTACGAAAAATCTTTATTTTTTAAGGATTTTTCCGAAGAGTGGTATCTGCATTGACCACGGTCTTATCACACCATAATCTCTGTAGCTGGTGCCTAAGAAACACCTCACGCAGCGGACTGACCGCACCCGACAGTAGCGGCTTTTTGTGCCTACGGTTTCCCCGTGCGCATCAAAAACTCTGTTATGCCGGGAGTGGGCGAATACAAGACCCGAAAGGGGAATATGTCCGGCCCTCTGTGTGGGGTTTCTTAGCTCCCGGCACCCAGCCTTAAGAAAGCTGACATCACACAGAGGTAAATGGATATGCCTAAAAATTTCTCCTTCGGCACGAAGGAAATCTGCTTCAACCTCAACATCATCTACATGCTTCCAGCACTGGAGGCCCACCATGTCTGAACCGCACAGTTCGACTGTCTTCACTCTGCACAAGCTCTCTCTTCACGCCCTCCTCCTCGAAGGTCAGCCATGGTTTTGCGCCCGCGATATTGGTCGTTTGATGGGCGTCCATCTCAGTGATCGAATGGTCAGCAAACTGGACAAGGATCAGCATCGTTTTCTGTGGATTGAGTATCACCGGCAACCTGAAAAGCAACTGATGCTCAGTGAGTCAGGCGTGTATGCGCTGTTGGTGTATCACTACGTCCCAGGGAATCGGCTTTTGCGTGAATGGCTGACCCATCAGGTGGTTCCAGCCTTACGCGATGCTGCGTCCTCGGAAAATTCGGTTCTGCCTATGCTGAGTTTTTTGAAATGGCCTGAAATGACGGTGAGTCTGTTGCATTGGCAGGATGAAAGCTGGATACGGCTACGAGATATGCCGTATCTATTGCAGGATCAGACTCATCAGCGAGTAACTGTCACCAAGCCTTGGTGGCGGAAGGCTGCGGAGGTGTTTCAGTCTTCGAAGCATCTGATGGGCTAGGTGCCGTGCTTGTAAGATCACTTGCAAGAACTGTCGCTAACCTCTGTAGGAATTTTCCTAGACAGCCGTAATGGCCACTCAGTATCGTCCGAGGGTTTTCAACCCTCGGCGATTTTATGAGCGACAAGAAAAAAGACACTGACTGGACTGTTGCTGAGATTGAGGCAGCGGTTGACACCTATCTCAGAATGCTTGACCTAGAGCTCGCGGGCCAAAAATTCAACAAGGCACATGAGAATCGCGAACTACGCGCATCAGCCTTGTTGACTCGCACAAAAGGCTCAGTCGAATTCCGAATGCAGAACATTTCCAGAGTCCTGACGACGATGGATCGGAAACCCATTAAGGGTTACAAACCGGCGAAAAACGTTGGTTCGAATGTTGAGCAGTTAATTCAAACAGCTCTCACAAATCGCGGCTTCCAGCCGGGCGACCCTGCTATTCCAACAGCCGACGAAGAAACACTAGAGCGTCGCGCCGCTGCAATTCAGAAGAAGCACATAAAAGAGCCGCCGAAAGGCATAAAGAAACCGAAGAAAGCGTCGAGTACTCGCACGGTTTACGTACGCGATCCCGAGGTTAGAGCCTGGGTTCGAAATGAAGCTGAGGCGCATTGCGAAGGCTGTGGCGACCCGGCTCCGTTTCAAATGCATGATCTGCCGTTTCTAGAAGTCCACCATGTCAAACCACTTGCAGATAAAGGTTCGGATCAAGTCTCAAACGCTGTAGCACTTTGTCCGAATTGCCATCGTCGTTGTCACCATTCGAATGATCGCGTGGCGTTTACAGCTTCGCTTTATCAAAGGGTAAAAAGGCTGATTCCAGAAAAATAAAACTCTGTGACTTGGAGAGTTTTTGCTGCTGAGTGGGTGTCTGGATTCGGTATTCAGTTGATACCACCAACTAGCCAGCAGGCTGGCTCCCACAAATCCCGCATCATCCTGAAAACAATCAGTGCAACCCGCGCCGCCTCCCGCTATTAATACCCCTCCCCCACTCAAGGATCCGAGCCCCACCATGAAATTCGATCTCGCCTACTGCCTCAGCCTCGACGACAAGTTGTCGATCTATGACGTTCGCGATCTCAATTTCGATGAGACGATGGCGTTCGACTCGGCGAAGGAGCACTTCCAGTGCCCCAACGATGCCTGTCGTTCGGCGTTCGAGGTTTCCAATGAGTTGGGTACGTTCAACGCCAAGAACGTGAATTACGTGCGCACGCCGCACTTCAAGAATTTGCCCACTACGCAGCATGTGCCGGGTTGTCCGTATGTGAGTGTGAAGGCTTCAGCGTCTGGCGTTGAGACGGCGGATGGTGAGGTGGATGACGGACGCGAGGACCACTTCCCATCAGAGTTGTTGCTGACGCGGCGTGAGTATGTGCGCAAGCCTGTCGCGCCAGCGGGGGCGGCGGATGTGTTGCGCGATGATCCGGTGCGGGTGGCGGCGGACAGTGGTAAAGAGTCGGCGAGTCGTGAATCGGCACCGGACAAGACCAGTGTGTTTGCGCATCCGGTGGAGTGTTTTGTTTCCAACTTCGCCGACAAGGAGTTGCTTAAGCGCATGCCGTTGAAAGTCGGTGAACATTCGGCGCCGTACAGTTCGTTCTTCAAGAAGATTGAGTATCTGACGGACAACAAGGGGCTGATTTACTGGGGGCGGATCAAGAAGATCGAGGACTTCCACAGTGCCAGTTTTCGTATCGATTTCGAGGACAAGGTCTGGTTCAAGAAGCCCGAGGACAGTAAGAAGAAGCCGTATCCGGTCAGCGTTTATCTGAACAAGAAGCTGATCGACAACTACCGCAAGCGCAAGGCGTTTCTGGAGGAGATCAAGCACGCGGTGGATAGCGACAAGGCGTTGTTCTGTTTCTTCTATGGGGTGACGCCGGAGTTGAAGCAGGTGCCCGGCAAGAAGAACCCCGAAAAGCCTTTCGAGGTCTTCAATGCCAATATCGAGAACCTGGATCACTTCATTATTCGTGAAGCGCCGGGCCTGGAGTGACGGTTAGCCTTGGGGCAGTTGCAGTTTGACGGCGCCGGGGTGTTGTTTGACGAGGGAGTACGGCAGGATCGACCAATCGGGCCTGTCGCAAGAGCGTTGCACGCGAGCGAAGTAAGCACCGAGGTACAAGCCCTTCTCGGTGAAGTACCAAGGTGAAGTCCCCCAGATGCTCTCATCCTGGAAGTTGCAGTCGTCATCTCCCGTCGGTGTCTTCATTTCTGTGGGGTACAGGGCGGTGAATTGCTTGATCACCCAAGGTACCAACTCTTTGCTGACATACTGATAGCGCGCGTCACTTTCGGCCTCGCTCAGCGGTTTGTCGCCCAGGCTGTCACGTTCGGCATGTAGCAGCGGTTTATCTTCTCCGACCCACAGCACATCTTCGAGTGACAATGGGTGTCCGGTTTTCACATCGATGTTGAGCGGAGAATCGCCAAAGTCCGGATGCGCGCCGCCGCAGTAATAGCTGGTCGAGATGTTCAGGCTGACCACGGCTGGCGAGATCATTTTGGGTTCTGCCTGTTGCATGAAATCGACGTTCTCTCCGCCACTCAATTGGCAACTGTGATAACGGATGACTTCAAGCCAGAGCCGCCCCAGCAATTGCTGATTGACCCGCTGCAGGTCATCTTTCGGCAAACCGGATTCCACACTGAAGAGGGCAATTTTCGATTCGGGCTCTGTCCACCATTGCAGGGTATAGCCCATGAAGGTGTCTTTCTTTGTCTCTTTGAGTTTGAGCCCCTGCACTCGCAAGTATTCGTATAACTCGCCGCTCGGTAGCGCGGCGATGATTGGCAGCGTGTTAGCGCCAGGCGTCGGAGCTTTGGCCTCGGTGAGTTGCACTGACAGCTTTTTGCCCTGCGGACTTTGCCACTCGCCCTGCCAACCGTCGCCAGTTTCTTCCAGCTTCAGCGTAGGCAGCGGCTTGTCGTCGCCGTAACGATTGTTGCCCTCGGTCAGGGTTAGTGTGCTGTCCTGCAACGCGCCGCTGAGAGGCAGGTCGCGATGATACTTCTCGTAGAAATAACGCCCAGTCACTTCGTCCGGCTGCGTGGTGTTGAGCTCCACGACAATCGCGGTCTTGCCCAGCGTACCGGTGAACACACGCCGGCCATCTTCGGCATGTACAGTGGAAATCAGTGAGAACAGTACAGCGGCGCACGGTGCCAGGCGCATCAGTCCCTTGAGCATGAATCAATCCTTGAAGGAGTCGTTGGGCGCGTCGGCACACAGGCGCCGGCGCTGAAAAATACGCTGCGGATTATGGCGGGGGGTCGCTTAACTATTCGAGTTTTCTTGCTCGTACTTTTTAAGCCAGGCTTCGCGCTCGAGGGCAGCAATTTCCCGAACCATTTGTTTGCGACGCTCCTTGGCAGCATGAAACTGGACGTCATCCAGAAAGCAATAATGACGCAGCCAGTGAAGCGCCATTTCCTCATTCGGAAAATAGTAAGACTTGGCGCCCTTGCTGTTCCTCGGCGTGTCATTCATTTGCTCGTCAAATACCATCGCTGTGATTTCATCCGGTGGCAAAGATCCCGTATGGGCGACCTTGTCCTGGAAAATCCATGCAATCTCATCAATGTGTTTTTGCGCGCTGCGATGGCTACGTCGATAGAACCGTTGATGCTCACAAGTCTGTTTCAGACGCGCCAACATCAACTCAGGGTTAAGCCACTGCCCGAGGTCATGATGATGTGCGTTGATCACTATCCCCTTGACCCAACGATCCACAAATCGATCAACAAAGTCTTCCGTGTCAGCCTTTTTCGCATCAGCGAAAATCAGGCAATAGCGGGTTTTGACGTGAATGACCAGTAACACATGCTTGCGTTGTACCGTTATCGCGTGCACCAGCCACTGTTCGTCAGCGCCGTTCGACTCATCATCTTCGATGATTGCGGACGGCGGATTAGTATCCACCGGCGTAATCTTTTTGCCTTTGTGAACACGGCTGAAAAACTTGCTGGCGGCTTCGGTGCAATTGAAGATCAACATCCTGGTTCTCT
Encoded here:
- a CDS encoding HNH endonuclease signature motif containing protein; the protein is MSDKKKDTDWTVAEIEAAVDTYLRMLDLELAGQKFNKAHENRELRASALLTRTKGSVEFRMQNISRVLTTMDRKPIKGYKPAKNVGSNVEQLIQTALTNRGFQPGDPAIPTADEETLERRAAAIQKKHIKEPPKGIKKPKKASSTRTVYVRDPEVRAWVRNEAEAHCEGCGDPAPFQMHDLPFLEVHHVKPLADKGSDQVSNAVALCPNCHRRCHHSNDRVAFTASLYQRVKRLIPEK
- a CDS encoding Bro-N domain-containing protein, with the protein product MSEPHSSTVFTLHKLSLHALLLEGQPWFCARDIGRLMGVHLSDRMVSKLDKDQHRFLWIEYHRQPEKQLMLSESGVYALLVYHYVPGNRLLREWLTHQVVPALRDAASSENSVLPMLSFLKWPEMTVSLLHWQDESWIRLRDMPYLLQDQTHQRVTVTKPWWRKAAEVFQSSKHLMG
- a CDS encoding AAA family ATPase, which translates into the protein MKYSESEKDRKLRKWFINDFTHTHLRRIHVYQGNIRGVSKLELPISFPLICIAGKNGCGKSTILALACCAYHNKKDGFKASNRQRPYYTFADFFIQHSEEVSPEGITIVFDFAHDNWRITSTNKEAKRIGTQVRRKNKGGKWSDYASRVDRNCVFIGIERIVPHSEKSQSRSYKRRFLSTGPKGWENSVKEIVGRILNKDYEEFRLTSHSKYRLPLAKSSGISFSGFNMGAGENALFEIFSTIFSCPDGALFVIDEIELGLHIEAQKRFINELKSVCLERKIQVICTTHSKEIFECLPYDARFFIEKNGVQTTAKMGVSAEYAFSKLSAEKTSEVDVFVEDVIAQALISNVTPSSIRSRINIEPIGSATALCIQLAALHRRANTEKTLVVFDGDQRAKETNNKNLALRTSEKADKNFDTWFKTKTEYLPGNTWPELWIMQKCKETPDTLATISGTDKIELTQIIDSGIRAGKHKEFHEVAKLLGVTKDHAIFMFCSSISITHKHLFSDIIEKISSILNETHQAIA